GTGCGGACCGACCGGCACCGGTGTCCTCTGGATGAAAGAGCCGGATATCGAACCTTTCATTCTCGGCGGCGGGATGGTTGAAACGGTCACCGGCACCGGTTTTACCACTGCTGAAGGATACCAGAAATACGAAGCCGGCACCCCCAACATTGCCGGCGGCATCGGGCTCGGTGTTGCAGCCGGGTATCTTGAAATGATCGGCATGGAAAAGATCCGGCAACACGAAGAGCAGATTACCACGCGGCTGATCAACGGACTTTCCCGGAACAGGAAGATCCGGGTCTATGCCCCGCAGCGTCCTGAAGCACGCATTGGTGTAGTCTCGTTTACGGTGGAAGGTTTCCACCCGCACGAGGTTGCCCAGCAGCTGGATGAAGCGGCAGATATCCTGGTGCGTTCCGGCCATCACTGCTGCCAGCCGCTGATGGAGTCGCTCGGCCTTCCCGACGGGACGGTCCGGGCAAGCCTTGCGCTGTATAACACGGCAGAAGAGATCGATATGCTCGTTGCCACGTTAGAAGAACTCACGCGATAACCCTCCCCTTTTTTTCGTTTTACACCCGGCGCTGGCACGGTTTAATAGTCCTGCTGCAAATAGTTGTGTACGAGTTCATCCGGAATACAAACCCGATACTGGAGAATAATAATGACACCCGTTCAACTATCCGACCTGTTTGCCCGCGTGCGGAAGAACCACCCGCTCGTCCACCATATCACCAATTACGTCACGGTCAATGACTGCGCCAATATCACGATCTGTGCCGGCGGTGCACCAATCATGGCTGATGCGATCGAAGAAGTAGCAGAGATGACCGGCATTGTCAATGCACTCGTACTCAACATCGGGACGCTCAACAAGGTTCAGGTAGAGTCCATGATCGCAGCCGGCCGTATGGCAAATGAGCGGAAGATCCCCATCATTCTCGATCCGGTCGGGGCAGGGGCAACGAAGTTCCGGACGGATACGGCCCGGCGCCTGCTGGACGAACTGGAGATCACGATTCTCAAGGGAAATGCCGGCGAAATCGGGGTGCTTGCCGGAGCAGATGCCAAAGTGCGGGGCGTGGACTCTGCCGGACTTACCGGGGATCCCATAGCGATAGCAAAAGCCTATGCTGCCTGCGCCGGTCTTACCGTGGTTGTCAGCGGTGCCACGGACATTGTCACCGATGGCAAACGCGTCCTGCTCGTAGAGAATGGTCACCCAATGATGGGCGGGATATCGGGTACGGGTTGTATGGCGGCATCGGTGACCGGCGCATTTGCCGCGGAATCTGAGGATCCCGTATTAGCAGCGGCAGCCGCACTCTCTGCATTTGGTGTTGCCGGGGAACGGGCTGCTGCCGTGGCCCGGGGCCCGTACTCGTTCAAGGTAGCCCTCTTCGATGAACTTTCAGGATTACAACCCGCAGATCTCAAGTCCGCAGCAAAGATCCGATCCGTTTGAAACCTCCCTATGAACTTCGACCTGTACGTGATCACCGATGAGATTATCGGCAAGGGAAGAACCCATGCCGAGATAGCCCGGCTGGCAATTGCCGGGGGAGCCGATGCCATCCAGCTCCGGGACAAATCCTGTGCCGGCAGCAAACTGGAGCGGATCGGGCGTGATATCCGTGAAATCACCCGCAGGAGTTCAACGCTGTTCATCGTGAACGACTGTCTTGACGTGGCACTGGCCTGCGAAGCGGATGGCGTGCATCTCGGGCAGGGGGATTTAGGTACCGCAGTTGCCCGGCAGCACGCCCCCTCCGGTTTTATTATCGGGGTGTCGGTCAGTACGGTTGAAGAGGCCTGTCGGGCGGTTGAGGAAGGAGCGGATTATGTTGCGCTCAGCCCAACGTTTTCCACCGGATCCAAACCGGATGCCGGGCCCGGGCACGGGCTTGCAATGCTGCGGGCCATCCGGCAGACTGTGGCGGTACCGGTTATTGCCATTGGCGGAATAAACCGGGAAAACATTCCTGCCGTTATCGCTGCGGGTGCCGATGGTGTTGCGGTCATATCTGCCGTTGCCGGGGCACCGGATATTACTGCTGCTGCACGGGATCTCAAAAACCTGGTCCTGCAGAGCAAAGCAGCACGGCGATAATGGGTGGCTGGCGATCAGAAAAGCGTATGCGGGGTATAGTGCCGGATGCCACAGATGGCCCGACCCCGCGACGGTATTACTGTTTTATTCTATTGTCCGGGTTCCGCAATAAGGGGTTTTCCCGTTAAATTTTGCTCATAATTTCTATCGATGCCACCAGGACGAGCAGTGCGGAAAGGATCCAGCCTGCCATAATCACACCAATGCCTTTTACCCCCCGCCACTTGAAAAGCCAGGCAAGAAGTACGCACCCGTACAGTCCTACACCGGGAATCCAGATGAACGGGATCAGGGTATAAATTCCATACTTCTGGAACAAAGAGGATTTTTGGGCAATTGCCTGGACGGAATCGAGGTGTTCGCGGAGCCACGCGGATCGCTCGGCAAAGGTATCGCAGATGGTGAACAGGCCGAAGATCGCTGAAATCCCGAATGACAGCATGATGAGCATGATCGGTACCGGGGGAATGCCGAGCCCCACCCCAACAACGACTGCCATAGGCTGGAGAATGAGGACCGATCCCACGAGACCGAGCATGTTCCACAGGGAGATCCGGAAAAACATCCCGATGATTACCGGGATGATGACGATCCCGAGCAGGAGGTAGAGCGCTGTTTTTGCCAGGTCCCGTTTCCGGACATGCTGAACAGTATCGTTCTTAATCACAGCGTACAGTGGCACTGGTTTCTATTAAAAGTCCCGTTATCCGGCGCTACCACATTGCCTTTAACCAGAGCGATAGGATCCATAAACACCCCTTTCCTTAAAAAGACCGGGCCGGACAATAAGATATAATAAATCAGGCAGGCATAGTTCAACGTTAAATCAGCATACCTGAGATGAAGTGCCCATGAAGACAATATCCCCGCAAAAAACCCTGTGGCTTTCGGTTACCCTGCTCATCACTATCCTGGTCATCCTCATCTCAATCTTCTCCATAAAAAACGGGTATTTTGCAATTTTCCCGTATTTCTATATCCTGCCCATCCTTATCCTCGCCTACGTCTATCCCCGCTATGCGGTATATTTCACGGTAGTTCTTGGCTGGATATTCTTAGGCGTCGTCTACCTGTACGGCCCGGTGGATATCCAGCTCTATGCGGCAAGCATTGCATTTTTTTACATTTTTGTATCCATCGGTGTTGTCATATCAGCATTTTCCGGTCAGCTCTTAACGGAGAGAACATACCGGGAGATCTTTGAGAATTCCCAGGCTGGGATATTTACGTTCGAGCTGGAAAACCAGAAGATCCTGACCATCAACCAGCAGGCGGCAGATATCTTTGGTTATTCTCCTGCAGAGTTAAAGGATCATTTCTTTTCAGCATTATGGTTCGACAGTGCCCAGGAAACAAAGTTCACCCGGAAGATACAGCAGGATAAAAAAATTTATGATACGGAGATCGCGCTCCGTAAAAAAGACCGGGCAGTCATCTGGGTGCTGGCAACGGCCTCCATGACCCGGGACGATCTGGTCATCTGTTCTGTTGTCGATATCACGGAAAGCAAGCGGATAAAAGACGAGCTCATTGAATCAGAGATCCGTTACCGGACCCTCTTTGACGGGGCGAGCGATGCAATCTTCCTCCATGACACGGATGGCCGGATCTATGAGACCAACACCATTGCTTCACGCCTCTTAGGCTACACAAAAAAGGAGTTCATGAAAAAGCGCCTCCATGATCTCGATACCCATCCGGAGAAACTGCTGACCCCGGCAACAATCCAGATGTTCCAGTCCCGCGGGCATATGCTGTTCGAGACCGTGCAGAAGAAAAAGGACGGGACAACAATCCCCGTCGAGATCAGCAGCCGGGTGACCGAGTATTTCGGCATGTCTGCGGTCATGAGCACGGTGCGGGACATGTCGGAACGCAAGATATCACCGGATGAAGCCTGATCCGGGCAGATGGGATCCCGGATAAACATTCAAGCCTCCCGGTCCGTCCAGTCCAACAGGAATTCCGGTGCGTGGGAAGAGCAGTCTTTCTCCCGCTCCGGGCAGTTCTTTTTTTGGCGCATTCAGGATCGCATTCGAAAATGAGATGCCGGTACTCGAACGCGTTCCTGCCTGCCATCGGCTTTTTTCTGAACATCGCCCCGGTCCGGGGGATCCCTGCCGCCGGACTTTTTGGGGTTTTATTCCGGCGATAACCGGTTTATTGATCCTGTTGTATCCTGCCGTTCCCGAACCGGTACATCCCGCGGGGAACCCGGATGATGAACCGCACTCCATTGCCCGGGGTTCCGGTCTC
The sequence above is drawn from the Methanomicrobiales archaeon HGW-Methanomicrobiales-1 genome and encodes:
- a CDS encoding hydroxyethylthiazole kinase, whose translation is MTPVQLSDLFARVRKNHPLVHHITNYVTVNDCANITICAGGAPIMADAIEEVAEMTGIVNALVLNIGTLNKVQVESMIAAGRMANERKIPIILDPVGAGATKFRTDTARRLLDELEITILKGNAGEIGVLAGADAKVRGVDSAGLTGDPIAIAKAYAACAGLTVVVSGATDIVTDGKRVLLVENGHPMMGGISGTGCMAASVTGAFAAESEDPVLAAAAALSAFGVAGERAAAVARGPYSFKVALFDELSGLQPADLKSAAKIRSV
- the thiE gene encoding thiamine phosphate synthase, which codes for MNFDLYVITDEIIGKGRTHAEIARLAIAGGADAIQLRDKSCAGSKLERIGRDIREITRRSSTLFIVNDCLDVALACEADGVHLGQGDLGTAVARQHAPSGFIIGVSVSTVEEACRAVEEGADYVALSPTFSTGSKPDAGPGHGLAMLRAIRQTVAVPVIAIGGINRENIPAVIAAGADGVAVISAVAGAPDITAAARDLKNLVLQSKAARR